A region from the Catellatospora sp. TT07R-123 genome encodes:
- a CDS encoding NUDIX domain-containing protein encodes MTEQPRSADEILDIVDEQDRVTGQARRADAYARRLIHRCVFILASDPDGRIFVHRRTATKLVFPSCYDMFVGGVVGAGESYDEAAQREAAEELGVADLPEPRFLFKFLYQTPEHAWWSAVYRVTVPGPVDPQVEEVAWHDFLTREQLDARLGEWDWVPDGLAAWRELAARA; translated from the coding sequence ATGACGGAGCAGCCGCGGTCGGCGGACGAGATCCTCGACATCGTCGACGAGCAGGACCGGGTGACGGGCCAGGCCCGCCGCGCCGACGCGTACGCCCGCAGGCTCATCCACCGCTGCGTGTTCATCCTGGCCAGCGACCCGGACGGGCGGATCTTCGTACACCGGCGCACCGCGACCAAGCTGGTGTTCCCGTCCTGCTACGACATGTTCGTCGGCGGGGTCGTCGGGGCGGGGGAGTCCTACGACGAGGCGGCGCAGCGGGAGGCGGCCGAGGAGCTGGGCGTGGCCGACCTGCCCGAACCGCGGTTCCTGTTCAAGTTCCTGTACCAGACCCCGGAGCACGCGTGGTGGTCGGCGGTGTACCGGGTGACGGTGCCTGGTCCGGTCGACCCGCAGGTCGAGGAGGTCGCCTGGCACGACTTCCTGACCCGGGAGCAGCTGGACGCGCGGCTGGGCGAGTGGGACTGGGTGCCCGACGGCCTGGCCGCGTGGCGAGAGCTGGCGGCGCGCGCCTGA
- a CDS encoding phosphotransferase family protein, whose protein sequence is MDLSHLGAPTGPMVRVHGGFANRMYRLDTDQGSFAVKELNLADRRSAYRVEDVFRFERAAFAAGIPMPEPISADHDTLVHRWAEGETVPEAPVSAAYAAEIGEILARVHALDVAWPEVSDEEPVSRDWPELAARAAATGQPWADELAAHVETLLAIARFVDTCERPGPVVLTHRDVQPWNLLARQGRPVVLDWELSGRLDLSGELGSTALSLAKGPGFDDIEPAVFRSVLDGYAAAGGALPPPGPSWFVYLIGGWLGHTRWNILRCLAGVEASTGPDLALSHESVRNGLRGLPDLFGRLPQLETLLL, encoded by the coding sequence GTGGACCTTTCGCACCTCGGCGCGCCGACCGGGCCGATGGTCCGCGTCCACGGCGGGTTCGCCAACCGGATGTACCGGCTCGACACCGACCAGGGGTCGTTCGCGGTGAAGGAGCTGAACCTCGCCGACCGCCGCTCGGCCTACCGCGTCGAGGACGTGTTCAGGTTCGAGCGGGCGGCCTTCGCCGCCGGCATCCCGATGCCGGAGCCGATCTCGGCCGACCATGACACGCTCGTCCACCGCTGGGCCGAGGGGGAGACGGTGCCCGAAGCACCGGTGTCCGCGGCGTACGCGGCGGAGATCGGTGAGATCCTCGCCCGCGTCCACGCGCTCGACGTCGCGTGGCCCGAGGTGTCGGACGAGGAGCCGGTGTCACGGGACTGGCCCGAGCTCGCCGCGCGGGCGGCGGCGACCGGACAGCCGTGGGCCGACGAACTCGCCGCCCACGTCGAGACGTTGCTCGCGATCGCCCGCTTCGTCGACACCTGCGAACGGCCTGGCCCCGTCGTGCTGACCCACCGGGACGTCCAGCCGTGGAACCTGCTCGCCCGACAGGGCAGGCCGGTGGTGCTCGACTGGGAACTCTCGGGGCGGCTCGACCTGTCCGGTGAGCTCGGCTCGACCGCGCTGAGTCTCGCGAAGGGACCCGGCTTCGACGACATCGAGCCCGCCGTCTTCCGCTCGGTCCTCGACGGCTATGCCGCGGCGGGCGGGGCACTGCCGCCACCAGGGCCGAGCTGGTTCGTGTACCTGATCGGCGGCTGGCTGGGGCACACGAGGTGGAACATCCTGCGCTGCCTCGCCGGTGTCGAGGCCAGCACCGGCCCCGACCTGGCGCTGTCGCACGAGTCCGTGCGCAACGGCCTGCGCGGCCTGCCTGACCTGTTCGGTCGACTGCCGCAGCTCGAGACGCTGCTCCTGTGA
- a CDS encoding GNAT family N-acetyltransferase, producing the protein MVIETARLVLHPYTPILAARIADAAPRDPRWAPDYPFEGDQVTARMYLEAGAPGGLWVPYAVQVRDSGLFVGGAGFHGLPDGDGTVEIGYGLARSARGNGYATEAAGALVGAAARAGARRVTAELEFDNQPSAAVLARLGFTRTDPLRWSLPLPGWTGSH; encoded by the coding sequence GTGGTGATCGAGACGGCGCGGCTGGTGCTGCACCCGTACACCCCGATCCTGGCGGCGCGCATCGCCGACGCCGCGCCGCGTGATCCGCGCTGGGCGCCGGACTATCCGTTCGAGGGTGACCAGGTCACGGCCCGGATGTATCTGGAGGCGGGGGCGCCGGGCGGGCTGTGGGTGCCGTACGCGGTCCAGGTCCGCGACAGCGGCCTGTTCGTCGGCGGAGCCGGTTTCCACGGTCTGCCCGACGGCGACGGCACGGTCGAGATCGGCTACGGGCTGGCCCGGTCGGCCCGCGGCAACGGTTACGCCACCGAGGCGGCGGGCGCGCTGGTCGGGGCGGCCGCGCGGGCCGGTGCCCGGCGGGTCACGGCCGAACTGGAGTTCGACAACCAGCCCAGCGCCGCCGTCCTGGCCCGCCTCGGCTTCACCCGAACCGACCCCCTGCGCTGGTCCCTCCCCCTGCCCGGCTGGACGGGTTCGCATTGA
- a CDS encoding nucleotidyl transferase AbiEii/AbiGii toxin family protein: MNSGAQALQDDVARIALSVARAHGFALGGGHALNLYGIVHRATEDVDLFTDLDGGVRAAGQIVAAALRDVGLHVTEHGDDLGDLFEGLDDELVEFEVTRGPDVMRLTLARFDRERGPVLVMDIGPVLHLDDVLGGKIAALAARAEPRDYVDVAAAQRRYDRDQLIELGLRADPSLTGDDFAAAMRRLDRLDDTVWQHLYGLSPQACAAVRDAFADWPR, from the coding sequence GTGAACAGCGGCGCTCAGGCGCTGCAGGACGACGTCGCCCGCATCGCCCTGTCGGTGGCGCGCGCGCACGGGTTCGCCCTCGGCGGCGGCCACGCCCTCAACCTGTACGGCATCGTCCACCGCGCCACCGAGGACGTCGACCTGTTCACCGACCTCGACGGCGGCGTGCGCGCCGCCGGGCAGATCGTGGCCGCCGCGCTGCGCGACGTCGGGCTACACGTCACCGAGCACGGCGACGACCTCGGCGACCTGTTCGAGGGCCTCGACGACGAGCTCGTCGAGTTCGAGGTGACCCGCGGCCCGGACGTGATGCGGCTGACCCTGGCCCGGTTCGACCGCGAACGCGGCCCCGTCCTCGTCATGGACATCGGACCGGTCCTGCACCTGGACGACGTGCTCGGCGGCAAGATCGCGGCCCTCGCGGCCCGCGCCGAACCGCGCGACTACGTCGACGTGGCCGCCGCGCAGCGCCGCTACGACCGCGACCAGCTGATCGAGCTGGGCCTGCGCGCCGACCCGTCCCTGACCGGCGACGACTTCGCCGCCGCGATGCGGCGCCTGGACCGCCTCGACGACACCGTCTGGCAGCACCTGTACGGGCTGAGCCCGCAGGCGTGCGCGGCGGTGCGGGACGCGTTCGCCGACTGGCCCCGCTGA
- a CDS encoding LysR family transcriptional regulator produces the protein MQLQQLKYFVAVAETRHFTQAAEQAGVTQPSLSKQIHVLETELGAPLFTRSRGNITLTPAGEALLPRARRILADVETARLEVQELIGVRRGRLRLGATPSLCTSLVAPVLRRYQEGYPGVRLLLEEGGSQDLVGKLARGGLDLALIVLPDQGTDPALRAEPILRESLVVASATTLPAPTEAAALTLPELEHQPLVMFRPGYDLRDTTLEACRRAGFTPSFAIEGGEMDAVLGFVEAGLGVALVPSLVLSGRPRLRSTPLAPPGVQRTIALAHRRDVVPTHAARALREVLLGYLHEESAWSRLPTGVEPI, from the coding sequence GTGCAGTTGCAGCAGCTGAAGTACTTCGTCGCGGTCGCCGAGACACGGCACTTCACCCAGGCCGCCGAGCAGGCCGGGGTGACCCAGCCGTCGCTGAGCAAGCAGATCCACGTCCTGGAGACCGAGCTCGGCGCGCCGCTGTTCACCCGCTCGCGCGGCAACATCACGCTGACCCCCGCCGGGGAGGCGCTGCTGCCCCGCGCCCGGCGCATCCTCGCCGACGTCGAGACCGCCCGCCTGGAGGTCCAGGAGCTCATCGGCGTACGCCGGGGACGGCTGCGGCTGGGCGCCACCCCGAGCCTGTGCACCAGTCTCGTCGCGCCGGTGCTGCGCCGCTACCAGGAGGGCTACCCGGGGGTGCGGCTGCTGCTGGAGGAGGGCGGCTCGCAGGACCTGGTCGGCAAACTGGCCCGCGGCGGCCTGGACCTGGCCCTGATCGTGCTGCCCGACCAGGGCACCGACCCGGCGCTGCGGGCCGAGCCGATCCTGCGCGAGAGCCTGGTCGTCGCCTCCGCCACGACGCTGCCCGCCCCGACGGAGGCGGCCGCGCTGACCCTGCCGGAGCTGGAGCACCAGCCGCTGGTCATGTTCCGGCCCGGATACGACCTGCGCGACACCACCCTGGAGGCGTGCCGCCGCGCCGGGTTCACCCCGTCGTTCGCGATCGAGGGCGGCGAGATGGACGCGGTCCTCGGATTCGTCGAGGCCGGGCTCGGGGTCGCGCTCGTGCCGTCGCTGGTGCTGTCGGGCCGCCCCCGGCTGCGGTCCACTCCCCTGGCCCCGCCCGGGGTGCAGCGCACCATCGCGCTGGCGCACCGCCGCGACGTCGTCCCGACCCACGCCGCGCGGGCGCTGCGGGAGGTGCTGCTGGGATACCTGCACGAGGAGTCGGCGTGGAGCCGCCTGCCGACCGGGGTCGAACCGATCTGA
- a CDS encoding DUF1918 domain-containing protein has translation MKAKIGDTIIVEGAHVGDHRRIGVIVAVPHEDGSPPYTVRWEDDQHEGLLYPGPDTRIKSDN, from the coding sequence ATGAAAGCCAAGATCGGGGACACGATCATCGTCGAGGGCGCGCACGTCGGCGACCACCGCCGCATCGGTGTGATCGTCGCGGTGCCGCACGAGGACGGCAGCCCGCCGTACACGGTGCGCTGGGAGGACGACCAGCACGAGGGCCTGCTGTACCCGGGCCCGGACACCCGCATCAAGTCCGACAACTGA
- a CDS encoding MerR family transcriptional regulator, which produces MAYTVGKVADLAGVTVRTLHHYDEIGLLSPGGRSHSGYRRYDDADLERLQQIMYYRELGFSLEEIAAILADPRADATAHLRRQHELLTGRIKRMQEMVTAIEFAMEADKVGIQLTPEERFEVFGDFNPDDHAEEARQRWGGTDAYQESARRTAQYSKDDWLRHKSENEDWGRRVTELMDSGAAADSPAAKELAEAHRQIISRWFYECSYEIHTGLADMYLADERFTATYEAMKPGLTQFLHDAIHANAVDRA; this is translated from the coding sequence GTGGCATACACCGTGGGAAAGGTCGCCGACCTGGCCGGAGTGACCGTGCGCACGCTGCACCACTACGACGAGATCGGCCTGCTGTCGCCCGGTGGGCGCTCGCACAGCGGCTACCGCCGCTACGACGACGCCGACCTGGAACGCCTGCAGCAGATCATGTACTACCGGGAGCTGGGGTTCTCACTGGAAGAGATCGCGGCCATCCTCGCCGATCCGCGCGCCGACGCCACGGCGCACCTGCGCCGCCAGCACGAACTGCTGACCGGCCGGATCAAGCGGATGCAGGAGATGGTCACCGCGATCGAGTTCGCGATGGAGGCAGACAAGGTGGGAATCCAGCTCACGCCGGAGGAGCGCTTCGAGGTGTTCGGGGACTTCAACCCCGACGACCACGCCGAGGAGGCGCGGCAGCGCTGGGGCGGCACCGACGCGTACCAGGAGTCGGCACGGCGTACCGCGCAGTACAGCAAGGACGACTGGCTGCGGCACAAGTCCGAGAACGAGGACTGGGGGCGGCGCGTCACCGAGCTGATGGACTCCGGTGCCGCCGCCGACAGCCCGGCCGCGAAGGAACTGGCCGAGGCGCACCGGCAGATCATCAGCCGGTGGTTCTACGAGTGCTCGTACGAGATCCACACCGGCCTGGCCGACATGTACCTGGCCGACGAGCGGTTCACGGCCACGTACGAGGCGATGAAGCCGGGGCTGACGCAGTTCCTGCACGACGCCATCCACGCCAACGCCGTCGACCGGGCGTAG
- a CDS encoding DinB family protein: MTWTAPPTTRPDLPTTGDERTILEGYLDWHRATVLLKCAGLTGGQLCRAAVPPSPLTLLGLVRHLADVERIWFRVRFAGQQVPKLYQHADGAPGASFDLADPAHAERDLDRLVQEWQECRDAVAGADLSDEVELGGKPVSLRWIYVHMIEEYARHNGHADLLREGVDGTTGA, encoded by the coding sequence ATGACGTGGACCGCCCCGCCGACCACCCGCCCGGACCTGCCGACCACCGGCGACGAGCGCACGATCCTTGAGGGCTACCTCGACTGGCACCGTGCCACCGTGCTGCTCAAATGTGCCGGGCTCACCGGCGGGCAGCTGTGCCGGGCGGCCGTGCCGCCCTCGCCGCTGACCCTGCTCGGCCTGGTCCGGCACCTGGCCGACGTGGAGCGGATCTGGTTCCGGGTCCGGTTCGCCGGGCAGCAGGTGCCGAAGCTGTACCAGCACGCCGACGGCGCCCCCGGCGCCTCGTTCGACCTGGCCGACCCGGCCCACGCCGAGCGCGACCTGGACCGGCTGGTGCAGGAGTGGCAGGAATGCCGGGATGCGGTCGCCGGGGCGGACCTGTCCGACGAGGTCGAGCTCGGCGGCAAGCCGGTGTCGCTGCGCTGGATCTACGTCCACATGATCGAGGAGTACGCCCGCCACAACGGCCACGCCGACCTGCTGCGCGAAGGCGTAGACGGCACCACCGGCGCCTGA
- a CDS encoding succinate dehydrogenase cytochrome b subunit, which produces MHWTPDPHRPSLRDVAVANQTLTRPGLLRSTVGQKVIMAVSGALLVLFLVAHMVGNLKIFFGAQTFDSYAHWLREIGEPMLPYSAFLWIQRVGLVVAVVAHIWAATVLTIRAKKARPVKYAHRKPVQGSYAARTMRWGGVIIVLFVVYHILDLTTRTINPVANTSKAHAAVAADFAPDRWYVAAFYALAVIALGFHLRHGIWSALQTLGVSNDRRERALKGVALAVAVVIVAGFLSVPFAVLTGLVK; this is translated from the coding sequence ATGCATTGGACGCCTGATCCACACCGTCCTAGCCTGCGAGACGTGGCAGTAGCGAATCAGACCCTCACCCGACCTGGACTTCTGCGGTCCACGGTCGGCCAAAAGGTGATCATGGCGGTTTCGGGAGCACTCCTGGTGCTCTTCCTCGTCGCGCACATGGTCGGCAACCTCAAGATCTTCTTTGGCGCGCAGACGTTCGACTCGTACGCCCACTGGCTGCGCGAGATCGGCGAGCCGATGCTGCCGTACTCGGCGTTCCTGTGGATCCAGCGGGTCGGCCTGGTGGTCGCCGTCGTCGCCCACATCTGGGCCGCGACCGTGCTGACGATCCGCGCGAAGAAGGCCCGGCCGGTCAAGTACGCCCACCGCAAGCCCGTGCAGGGCAGCTACGCCGCGCGCACCATGCGCTGGGGCGGTGTGATCATCGTGCTGTTCGTGGTCTACCACATCCTCGACCTGACCACCCGCACCATCAACCCGGTCGCCAACACCAGCAAGGCCCACGCGGCGGTCGCCGCCGACTTCGCCCCCGACCGCTGGTACGTCGCCGCGTTCTACGCCCTGGCCGTGATCGCGCTCGGCTTCCACCTGCGCCACGGCATCTGGAGCGCGCTGCAGACCCTGGGCGTCAGCAACGACCGCCGCGAGCGCGCCCTCAAGGGCGTCGCGCTCGCCGTGGCCGTCGTGATCGTCGCCGGGTTCCTCTCCGTCCCGTTCGCCGTACTCACAGGGCTGGTGAAGTGA